The following are encoded together in the Leuconostoc mesenteroides subsp. mesenteroides ATCC 8293 genome:
- the ubiE gene encoding bifunctional demethylmenaquinone methyltransferase/2-methoxy-6-polyprenyl-1,4-benzoquinol methylase UbiE, whose product MTLSPKNTDVKSLFNTIAPEYDKMNNIISLGAHKKWRQKVMDKMVFPRKAQIIDLATGTADWAIALAENSDSDSEIIGLDFSESMLVVGQTKVDISDYSEKITLEQGDVMDLEFPDNSFDIVTIGFGLRNLPDPKQGIKEMYRILKPGGQLVILETSQPDSPLVKPFWQLYFGHVMPLFGRVFAKGKYQEYKYLDETTEHFMDYMTLGQLLLKSGFKKVRISRFNLGAAAAHYATK is encoded by the coding sequence ATGACATTATCTCCAAAAAATACAGATGTGAAATCTTTATTCAATACAATTGCACCAGAATATGACAAGATGAATAACATTATCAGTCTAGGGGCACACAAAAAATGGCGCCAAAAAGTTATGGATAAAATGGTCTTTCCAAGAAAAGCGCAAATCATTGATTTAGCTACCGGCACTGCTGATTGGGCAATTGCATTGGCAGAAAACAGTGACTCTGATTCTGAGATCATTGGCTTAGACTTCAGTGAATCCATGCTTGTGGTCGGGCAAACAAAGGTTGATATAAGTGACTATTCGGAAAAAATCACACTTGAGCAAGGAGATGTGATGGATTTAGAATTTCCTGATAACAGCTTTGATATTGTGACCATTGGTTTTGGATTACGTAATTTACCTGATCCAAAACAAGGAATCAAAGAAATGTATCGTATTTTAAAGCCAGGCGGACAGCTTGTCATTTTAGAAACATCGCAACCCGATAGCCCTCTTGTTAAACCATTTTGGCAGTTATATTTCGGTCATGTCATGCCATTATTTGGGCGTGTTTTTGCTAAAGGAAAATATCAGGAATACAAATATCTTGATGAAACAACAGAACATTTTATGGACTATATGACGCTTGGGCAATTGCTGCTAAAGTCGGGCTTCAAAAAAGTTAGAATTTCTCGTTTTAATTTGGGTGCCGCGGCGGCACACTATGCGACAAAATAG